The following coding sequences are from one Musa acuminata AAA Group cultivar baxijiao chromosome BXJ1-6, Cavendish_Baxijiao_AAA, whole genome shotgun sequence window:
- the LOC103988712 gene encoding B-box zinc finger protein 23: MKIQCNACEAAEAAVLCCADEAALCWACDEKVHAANRLAGKHQRVPLLSDDGGGPVSGSSSSTASGVPKCDICQEASGYFFCLEDRALLCRKCDLSIHTANSYVSSHQRFLLTGVRVGLESAESVPVANRQLHAAGKAVLSPSKQLRLMSSTETNAVSSSQIARVGSSVASMAPASGFSMSGSAPDWPFDEFFGFPDINQNGFAEHNASKADSGKLGSHGSSPPYHSVDSDLDAYECVGQHPEYYWAVPEIPSPPTASGLGWQRNLLHPASDDAAFVPDLCSSSHHVTTSFRSHRHHRRC; encoded by the exons ATGAAGATACAGTGCAACGCGTGCGAGGCAGCCGAGGCGGCGGTGCTCTGCTGCGCGGACGAGGCCGCGCTCTGCTGGGCCTGCGACGAGAAGGTGCACGCCGCCAACAGGCTTGCCGGGAAGCACCAGAGGGTGCCGCTCCTCTCCGACGACGGTGGCGGCCCTGTCTCGGGGAGCAGCTCTTCCACCGCCTCTGGCGTCCCCAAGTGCGATATCTGCCAG GAAGCTTCTGGCTACTTCTTTTGTTTGGAAGACCGTGCCTTGCTTTGCAGGAAATGTGATCTTTCTATACACACAGCAAACTCTTACGTGTCTTCTCACCAAAGATTTCTACTAACAGGGGTGCGAGTAGGACTTGAGTCTGCTGAATCAGTGCCTGTTGCTAACCGGCAGTTGCATGCTGCAGGAAAAGCTGTCTTATCTCCATCTAAACAATTGCGTCTTATGTCATCCACTGAGACCAATGCAGTTTCATCCAGTCAAATAGCCAGGGTTGGAAGTTCAGTGGCAAGCATGGCCCCAGCATCAGGGTTCAGTATGTCTGGAAGTGCACCTGATTGGCCTTTTGATGAATTCTTTGGCTTCCCAGATATCAATCAAAATGGTTTTGCAGAGCATAATGCCTCTAAG GCTGACAGTGGAAAGCTCGGAAGCCATGGATCGTCACCACCTTATCATTCTGTTGACAGCGATCTGGATGCCTATGAATGCGTGGGCCAGCATCCGGAGTACTACTGGGCGGTGCCGGAAATTCCATCCCCACCCACGGCTTCAGGGCTCGGCTGGCAAAGAAACCTGCTTCATCCTGCATCCGATGATGCTGCTTTTGTGCCTGACCTTTGTTCTTCGTCTCATCACGTGACCACATCATTTCGTTCACACCGTCATCACCGTCGATGTTAA
- the LOC103988711 gene encoding urease accessory protein F isoform X1, translated as MVKLTFDDGATDGMHEQLGSELLQWRQWQLLDSVLPTGGFAHSYGLEAAIQTTFVTNPIDLKSYIVQVLENTGSLLLPFVYCACKSPDIVAWSKLDRLLEATLTNEVSRKASASQGSALLRVAASVYLEVPSLKEMRDKFLGSGSVYFHHAPIFGLICGFLGFDSSTTQRMYMFMAMRDVISAATRLNLVGPLGASVLQHQLALVAEEMMKKWMDRPVDEACQVAPMLDVVQGCHQYLFSRLFCS; from the coding sequence ATGGTGAAGTTAACTTTCGATGATGGAGCTACAGATGGAATGCATGAGCAACTTGGAAGTGAGCTTCTGCAATGGAGGCAGTGGCAACTATTGGATTCGGTCCTTCCGACCGGTGGCTTTGCTCATTCTTATGGACTTGAAGCTGCCATCCAAACTACTTTTGTGACGAACCCCATAGATCTTAAGTCCTATATTGTACAAGTCTTGGAGAATACTGGCAGCCTACTTCTTCCCTTTGTATATTGTGCCTGCAAGTCTCCGGACATTGTTGCCTGGTCTAAGCTGGATAGGTTGCTCGAAGCAACCTTAACGAATGAAGTCAGTAGAAAAGCATCAGCATCTCAAGGATCAGCACTTCTAAGAGTAGCGGCATCGGTATATCTCGAGGTTCCATCTCTCAAAGAAATGAGAGACAAATTCTTGGGGTCAGGATCTGTTTATTTCCATCATGCGCCTATTTTTGGTCTCATATGTGGATTTCTTGGATTTGATAGCAGTACCACGCAGAGGATGTATATGTTCATGGCAATGAGAGATGTTATTTCTGCTGCGACGAGATTAAATTTGGTCGGGCCTCTCGGAGCATCAGTGTTACAACACCAACTCGCCTTGGTTGCTGAAGAGATGATGAAGAAGTGGATGGACCGACCTGTCGATGAAGCATGCCAGGTTGCTCCTATGCTTGATGTTGTGCAAGGTTGTCACCAATACTTATTCTCAAGACTGTTTTGCTCTTGA
- the LOC103988711 gene encoding urease accessory protein F isoform X2, translating to MQADGMHEQLGSELLQWRQWQLLDSVLPTGGFAHSYGLEAAIQTTFVTNPIDLKSYIVQVLENTGSLLLPFVYCACKSPDIVAWSKLDRLLEATLTNEVSRKASASQGSALLRVAASVYLEVPSLKEMRDKFLGSGSVYFHHAPIFGLICGFLGFDSSTTQRMYMFMAMRDVISAATRLNLVGPLGASVLQHQLALVAEEMMKKWMDRPVDEACQVAPMLDVVQGCHQYLFSRLFCS from the exons ATGCAAGCAG ATGGAATGCATGAGCAACTTGGAAGTGAGCTTCTGCAATGGAGGCAGTGGCAACTATTGGATTCGGTCCTTCCGACCGGTGGCTTTGCTCATTCTTATGGACTTGAAGCTGCCATCCAAACTACTTTTGTGACGAACCCCATAGATCTTAAGTCCTATATTGTACAAGTCTTGGAGAATACTGGCAGCCTACTTCTTCCCTTTGTATATTGTGCCTGCAAGTCTCCGGACATTGTTGCCTGGTCTAAGCTGGATAGGTTGCTCGAAGCAACCTTAACGAATGAAGTCAGTAGAAAAGCATCAGCATCTCAAGGATCAGCACTTCTAAGAGTAGCGGCATCGGTATATCTCGAGGTTCCATCTCTCAAAGAAATGAGAGACAAATTCTTGGGGTCAGGATCTGTTTATTTCCATCATGCGCCTATTTTTGGTCTCATATGTGGATTTCTTGGATTTGATAGCAGTACCACGCAGAGGATGTATATGTTCATGGCAATGAGAGATGTTATTTCTGCTGCGACGAGATTAAATTTGGTCGGGCCTCTCGGAGCATCAGTGTTACAACACCAACTCGCCTTGGTTGCTGAAGAGATGATGAAGAAGTGGATGGACCGACCTGTCGATGAAGCATGCCAGGTTGCTCCTATGCTTGATGTTGTGCAAGGTTGTCACCAATACTTATTCTCAAGACTGTTTTGCTCTTGA